The window CACGTTAACAAGAGTGTGGGAGACGGCAAAGGCGAGGTAACCGCTGACTCGGGGCGTGGTGCGAGCGCCCTTAAGGATAAGGCAAGGTCTGTCAGAACTATCAACGGCATGTCTTCCGACGAGGCTGATAAGGCCGGGATACCGCAAGAAGAACGGTTCGACTACTTCAAGCTCGGCATCGGAAAGGCCAATCTTGCGAGGCGATCCGGCTACTCCGACTGGCGGAAAACCGAATCTGTATATCTTAAAAACTCGCCACATTGGACCGTACCCGGAGATTACGTGGGCGTTGTTACGAAGTGGGAATGGCCTTCGGAAGAAGACATCGTCGAACAAGTCGCCGACGGTGCGCTGGCCACGATCAAGGAGCGCATTCGCGCCGGAGACTTCAAAGAGAACCAGCAGGCACTTGATTGGGCTGGCTACGTCTTCGCTGAAGTTCTGGCCATGGACGCTGACGATAAGGCCATAAGGAAGAAGATCACGGCCATGATGGCCGCACTCGTAAGGGCCAAAGAGTTCAAGATTGTCAAACGAATCGATGGAAAACGACGAGAAGAGAAAAAGTTCTTTGAAGTCGCTTAGTGCCCAACCTTGATTTAGGTGGGGCGGGGCAAGGTTGTGCAGTATCACCTGCTACTCCTACCACCCCCCTTATACTTATAAGGGGGGTGGTAGTGGTGGTGCAGATAGAGAGAGTATAGTTGAGTAGTGCAAAGCGAGACCGTGCAAGCGATTTGATAAAAGTGTTCAACCTCTTGCTTTTTGAACTAACATTTGATATTCTGAGTGTGCATTTTTTGATCGGCGAAATT is drawn from Nitrobacteraceae bacterium AZCC 2146 and contains these coding sequences:
- a CDS encoding hypothetical protein (product_source=Hypo-rule applied; pfam=PF13481; superfamily=52540), with translation MREDGKGTKVAEPAVQAIIEQMIANEIDVLIIDPFVSTHEVDENANSKIQQVAAQFVRIANATNAAVELVHHVNKSVGDGKGEVTADSGRGASALKDKARSVRTINGMSSDEADKAGIPQEERFDYFKLGIGKANLARRSGYSDWRKTESVYLKNSPHWTVPGDYVGVVTKWEWPSEEDIVEQVADGALATIKERIRAGDFKENQQALDWAGYVFAEVLAMDADDKAIRKKITAMMAALVRAKEFKIVKRIDGKRREEKKFFEVA